CGTCCGCAAACGATAAACCTCCAACCTCAAGAAAGCCTGCAAGGAGAGCGAAAGGTGCTTGAAATAAGCCTCTGCTTTCCGCACCACAGCATCCCTTCAGCGCACGAGGATCCAGCGTGGCCCTCTTTTCCTCCGTCATCTCCAGGTCGTTCGTCACCCAGTATTCCGCACCCCCGTCTTTGGGGACCGTCCGGAATACCTTCACAAACCCACCCTTCCTGCTTGAGGGATGTCCAGGCTGGCCATCGGGGTTCACCATCCGGTTGCTTTTGCGCCTGCTCAGGAAAAGCCAGCCAAAAGAAGCGATGCGCTTGAGGTTCTCCAACCCCGAATACCAACTGTCCATCAGGACATACGCCGGCTGAAAGCCTCGCGCCTTGGCTTCCACCAGCATTTCCTGAAAATGCTCGTTCTTGGTCTTGTGGGAGATGGGTTTGTCGTAAACCCGAAAGTCGCAGGGAATGAGGGCTTTCCCATCCGTCCAGAGTAAGGTCAAAAGGGCAATCCCCTTCACCACCCGTTGGTGCTTGCTTTTGGGTGTAGGGCTTATCTAACGTGGTATCCTCCAACACCAAAAGCCCCCGCTCTTTTTGTACAAACGCCTGTGCTTCCTGCCACAACGCCATTGTGTCTAAGGGCTGTCTTTGCAGCAGGCGGGGGAAGGCATCGTGAGATGGGGTATCGGGGCTTTCGGGTTGACATCGGGCCGCCTCGGTGCAGGTGAAGGTCTTCTGAGCGGCAATGAGGAAGTGAATGTAGTCCAACTCGTCGCACTTGGGTGGATTCATGGGTCATCCCCTCCTTTTGAAAAGTCCGTCTTTCTGAAGCCTAAATATCATGACGAAGGGGTTCGCAGTCGACTGTGTAACCCCTAGGCGGTTTTACGAGGTCGGCGGTTTTATACCTGTCAGAGACGGGATGCGGGCCACCATGTGCGGGCAGAACCCGAACCAGGGCCGCATCGGCGCCCTGAAGGTGCCCAGCTTCTTGAGTGGCGATGGCCTGCTTGACCTGGGCGCCGTTGCTTTGCCCGAAGGGCAAACACGTCTTGGGGCGGGTCAGAGGTCTTTCCGCAGTCACGCCCGCGATTGGAGGAGTCCCCACGGGCGTCCGGTTTACAAGTACGGGATTTGGCTGAAAATCAACCACTAAGAAGTTGATTTTCAGCCGGAAAGCGAATAACCTCGAGGCATGTTCCCCCGCTACCTTGCCCAGCCCCTGAGGGAGGCCCTCAGGGCCCGGCCCGTGATCCTCCTCCTGGGTGGCCGACAGGTGGGCAAGTCCACCCTGGCCCAGGCCCTGGTGGCCGAGGGGCTTTTGGATCGGTACCTCACCCTGGACGACCTCACCCTGCTCGCCGCGGCCACGGAGGACCCCCAGGGCTTTCTCGCCGGCCTCCAGGGCCCGGTGGTCCTGGACGAGATCCAGCGGGCCCCCGGCCTCCTCCTCCCCCTGAAGGCCTGGGTGGACCGCGATCGGCGGCCAGGCCGCTTCCTCCTCACGGGCTCCGCCAACCTCCTCGCCCTGCCCAAGGCCGCGGGGTTCCTGGTGGGGCGGGTGGCCCTCTTCACCCTCTGGCCCCTCTCCCAAGGGGAGATAGAGGGTAGGCGCGAGGGTTTCCTTTCCGCCCTCTTCGCCGAGGAGCTTCCCCCGGTCCAGGGGGAGGGAAGGCTGCCCCTGGACCGCCTTCTCCGCGGGGGGTATCCGGAGGCCGTCCTCCTTTCCCCGGAGCAACGGGGGGCCTGGTTCCGGGACTACCTGGTCACCCTCCTCGCCCGGGAGGTGCGGGAGCTGAGCCAGATCGAGCGGGTGGCCGAACTCCCTCGGCTCTACCGGCTTTTGGCCAGCCGCCCCATGGACCTCCTCAACTGGGCGGAGCTAGGGCGGACCTTGGGCCTGGCCGCCACCACCCTGAAGCGCTACTTTGCCCTCCTCGAGGCTCTCTACCTGGTGCACACCCTTCCTCCCTGGCAGGCCAACCTGGGTAAACGCCTGGTGAAAAGCCCCAAGCTCCTGCCCACGGATACCGGCCTGGCCCTCCACACCTTGGGGCTGGACGAAAAGCGGCTGGAGGCGGACCGCACCCTGCTCGGTGGCTTTCTGGAGGCCTTCGTGGCCATGGAACTCCTCAAGCAGCTGGGGTACGCCCCCTTCTCCGCCCAGCTTTTCCACTACCGGAGCCACACGGGGGAGGAGGTGGACCTGGTGCTGGAGGGGCCGGGAGGCCGGGTGGTGGGCCTGGAGGTCAAGGCGCGGGGGAGCGTCCACCCGAAGGACCTCCACGGGCTCAAGGCCCTGGCCCAGGCCCTGGGTCCCCGCTTCCACCGAGGGGTGGTCCTCTACCTGGGGCGGGAGGCGGTCCCCTTCGGGCCCAGGCTCCACGCCCTGCCCCTCGAGGCCCTCTGGAGGCTTTAGCGCTCCCGGGGTGGAACTATTGTTCCCGACACCACCACCCGCATCTCCCAGGCCCCTCAAAGCGGATCAACGTCACATAGCCCTGCCGTTTTCCCTCCACCCCTTCCTCCTCGTATTGCCAGGCCCCTCGGCTGTACTTCACCTGCTCGGGAAGGCCCGCTCGAGCCTGAAGGTGGCGGCGCTTCCAGCGGTAGCCGAAGGCGTAGACGTACTCCCCCTCCAGGCTAGCCCCCAGGAAGGCCCAGTCAAAGCAGCGATGGCACTCCAGGGGCAGCACGAAGCCACCCGGAGGCGGGGGTGACGGGCGAAAACCCTTGGCCCCCCAAGCCCTGAGGTCTTCCCGCCAGGTCTCGGGGGTGGTTTCGATTTCGACGGTGTGGCCGAGGGGGGTTTGTAGGACTAGCCGCATGCTTCTACCCTAGCAGCCGCCCGCGGATTTTTCTTCTAGACCAGAGGCCCGGGCCGCTTGAGGTAGAGCTTCTTGATCGCGTCGGCGGTCCAGTAGGCCAGGGCCCCCACGGTACCGGTGGGGTTGTACCCGGCGTTTTGCGGGAAAGCGCTGGCCCCCACCACAAAAACGTTGGACACGTCCCAGCTCTGCAGGTATTTGTTCACCACGCTATTTTTGGGGTCGGTGCCCATGATGGCCCCGCCGCAGTTATGCGTGGACTGGTAGGGCACGATGCTGTAGTGCCCAGAAAGCCCCCGCGCCACGAGGGTTTTGGGGTTCATGGCCCTGCCGATCTTTTCGCACACCCCTGCCAGGTACTGGGAAGCCTTGATCTCGTTGGGGCCCCAGTCGTAGGTCATGCGCAATAACGGCAACCCGTAGGCATCGCGGTAGACCGGATCGAGGTCGAGGTAGTGTTCGCGGTAGGCCATATCGGCCCCCTGCGCCCCAATCCCGAAGGAGCGGTTATAGTACTGGGCTACGGCCTTTTTCCAGGCTGAACCCCAGCGGGGCGTTCCGGGAGGAACCGGCCGCGACTGGATGGGCCGAGCCCCGGTATTGCCCACGGTGATGCTGGCCCCGTGGATGAAACCCAACCCTGTGTGGTCGAAGTTGTCGCCGTTGAAGTCGTCGATGGCCACGCCCACCGAGCCCGTGCCCATGAAGGAGTTGAAGATCTTGTCGTCGAAAAACAGCGTCGCTCCGGCGCTGGCCTGGTAGGTGTAGTTGCGTCCCACCACCCCTTCCCCTTTGACCGGGTCGTAGGGTTGACCGATGCCGGAGAGCAGCAACAGGCGCACATTGCCCAGGGTGTAGGAGGTGAGGCAGATGATCTCGGCGGGTTGCTCGAACTCCTGCCCGCTCTTGAGGTCGAGGTAGGTCACGCTGAGGGCGCGCTTCCTGCTCGAGTCCAGGTTGATCCGGAGCACGTTGGCACGGGTTCTTAGCTCAAAGCGGCCCGACCTGAGGGCGACCGGGATCACGGTGATGTGGGGGCTGGCCTTGGCGTTGACCTCGCAGCCGAAGCGCTCGCAGAAGCCGCAGTAGATGCAAGCCCCCAACGTCTGGCCGTCGGGGTTGGTGTAGGACTGGCTGAGCGTGGCCGAGGGGCGAGGGAAAGGATGGTAGCCGAGTTCCTTGGCTGCCTGCTCGAACAGCCAAGCGGCGTAGGTGGGTTTCAGGGGAGGGGTGGGATACTCCCGGGCGCGAGCTCCCTCGAAGACGTTGCCGCCCGCGATCTTCTGACCCCCGAGGTTGCCGGCTTTGCCGGAGATGCCGCAGGTATACTCGAACTGGTCGTAGTAGGGCTCGAGCTCGTCGTAGGTGATGCCCCAGTCCTGGATGAGGCTGTTTGGCGGCAGCGCTTGCTGGCCGTAGCGGGCCAGGGTGCGGCTTTTGATTTCAAAGTCGTAGGGCAGAAAACGCCAGGTCTGGCCGTTCCAATGCACCCCTGCCCCGCCCAGCCCTTCGCCGGGCAAAAAAGAGCCGTACTGGCGCATGGGCCGGGCGGTCTGGTTGAGGTTGTTGCGAAAGGTGATGGTCTCGCGGGAGAGGTCTTGCATCAGCTCGTACCGCAGGGCGTAGCGCAGCTCGTCGTGAATGCTCGGCATGACGAAGCTGCCCTCGGTGCTGCGGGGTTCTCCCCGCTCGAGGCCCACCACGCTAAGCCCGGCGGCGGTGAGCTCTTTGGCCAGGATGCCCCCGGTCCAACCTACGCCGATCATGACCGCGTCTACCGGTTTGAGTCTGGTTGCCATGGTGCTTCCTCCGATTGGCCACTCAGGGTTGGTGTTTGGCCAGGGGTGTGTGGATGGGATGGCCGTGCTCGTCGAGCTGGGCCCTACCCTGCATCACGTCGGCGATGCCGACCGGTTCGACTTGATAGGGTTGGCCGTAGTTGCCCACCACCCCCACGTAGGCCGCGGCCACGCCAGGGAAGCCCACCAGCTTCCAGCCCACCTTGTCCCGGTTGCCCCCATAGATGGGATCGGCAAAGAACCCTTCGATGGCGTTGCCCAGCAGCAGGTTGAAGAACTCGCTGATGGGGGCGTCCGCGACCGGAAGCTTCCCCCCGTCCATCGCGGCGAGCACCTCGTCCTGTTGTTGGGTTGAAAGCTGGTCGAAGGGGTTGCCGTACTGGGCTTGGCAATAGGCATTGACCTTCTCGATCCCCAAACGGTATAGCTGGCGCGGGGTAAGGGGAAGTTGATAGCCCTGTTCAGGGGCGCTCTCGCCAAAGGGGCCTTGCATGTACCAGCGCCCCGCGTTGCCATAGCTGCCGCTGAGCTGCTGGTCGATGTAATAGGCGCAGCCCGCCTCGAGCCCTCCCGGCCCCAGCTCATCTGCGGGGATCAGCCGGGCCACCGCGGCCTCGACGAAAGCTGCCTCGGCGGGGGTGAAGTAGGTATAGGCCTGGGGGGTTTGGGCCAGGGCTTTGGCCGGAGCCTGGGCCAAAGGAGGTGGGGCGAACCCGCCTCTTCCGGCCTGGACTTGGGCTTTGCCCGGCAAGGCCCCCATGACCCCCACTAGGCCCGCGACCTTGAAGAAATCTCGCCGGTTCATCCCCATGCGCCACCTCCTTCTGAGCGGACAGCGCACGATGTAGTTGGGGTTGTTCGCTCGAAGCTCTATGAGCTTAAGCCTTTGGCCGAGCTTCGTCAAACGGTGCCCTAGTCGTCGGCCGCGGGGGCGGGGTGCAGCGGCACGGATGAGGGCTCGACGGGGGTGCGCTGGCGCTCGAAGAGGTAAAAGGCAGCAGGTACCACAAAGAAGGTCAGGATGGCGGAGAACAACACGCCGCCCAGGATCACCACCCCCAACCCCCGGGCATACTCGGAGCTTTCGCCCTGCCCCAAGATCAGCGGGAAGCTGATGACCAGGACGGTCGTGGTGGTCATGACGATGGGTCGAAAACGCAGCCTGGCCGCGTCTACCAGCGCCTCGCGAAACTCCATCTTACCCAGCCGCTCGACCACGAAGTCGAGGTAGAGGATGGCGTTTTTGGCCGAGAGCCCGATCAAGAGCAAAAAGCCCATCACGCTGAAGATGTCCAGGCTGCCGCCGGCGATGAAAATCGCCCACAGCGCCCCTGCCACGGCCAGCGGGACCGGGAGCAGCAAATACAGGGGGTAGCGGAAGCTGTTGAACTGGGCCCCCATCACCAGGTACACCAGGAACAGGGCCAGCGCGAAGACCTGCACCCCCAAGCTGCTCAGCTGGCTGGCCAGCGCCGCTTGGCTGAACTGGTCGGCGCTCCCTAGCGAAACTTGATTGTCGAGGATCCCCGCTTGGGTGAGCTTCTGGGTGAGCTGGCGCTGGAACTCGAGCTGGCTGGGCGCCCCCGGGGCCAGGCTGATGTTGAGGGTGCTGGTGTAGAGCCGGTTGGTGCGGCTGATGTTGGTGGGGGTCTGGGCCTGTACCAGGTGGCCGAGCTGGCCCACGGTAAGGTTGGTTTGGAGGGCGGGAGCGTAGATGGGCAGCGAGAGCAGGGACTGGGCGTCGCGGAGGTATAGGGGATCGAGCTGTACCTGAATGGGGTAGTTGATCCCGTTGACCTCGACGCTGCCGGCCTGGCTGCCGCTGGTGTAGGTTTGCAGGGCGGCGGCCACGCTGCTGGCGGTCAGGCCGGTGCCGCTCATGCGGCTTGGATCGGGGATGAAGCGGTTTTCCACCGTGGTCTGCGAGAGGCTGGTGGTGGCGGAGAGCACGTTGGGGTCAGCTTGCAGCAGCTCCAGGGCCTGATTGGTGCGGGCGTTGAGCAGCTCCAGGCTCGGGGAGGCCAGGTTGACCTGCAACGCCGAACCCTGCCCCCGGAAACCGCCCCCCGCGCTGATGAAGACCCGGGCCGAGGGCTGGTCTTGCAGCAGCCCGGAGAGGGCGCGCTGCCACTGGGGGATCAGGCTGAAGATGTTGGCCCGCTCCCCGCGCGGGGCGAGCTGTACGGTCAGGCTGGCCCGGTTGCCGCTCACCTGGGTCTGTACGCTGCGCACCTCGGGGCGGGAGAGCAGGTAGCCTTCCAGGCGGGCGGCGAGGGCGTTGGTGGTGTAGATCGAGGTGCTCGAGGGGAGGTTGAGGTTGACCTGGGCCCTGCCGCTGTCGTTCTGGGGAACGAAGTTAAAGGGAATCTTGGGCCCGATCCACACCACGGTGAGCACAAAGAACGCGGCGGCCGCGGCCAGTATCCAGCCGCTGTAGTCCAGCAGTCCCCGCAGCCGATGGGCGTAGCCCTCGCGCACGTAGGAAAGGGCGGCCTCGGTGAGGCGGTGCAGGCTGGTGGTGAGGGCCTCGAGCAGGGTGAGCACGAGGCTGATCAGGTAGTACGCCACCCCCAGCGCCAGCGGGTAAAGGAGGAGCCCCAGCAGCCCGGCCACCCCGAACCGGTGGACCAGCACGGCGGCGGCCACCACCGCCCCTAAAAGGCCCAGCCAATGCCGCCAGGCCCGCCACCCCCAGCCCAGAGCGCGCGGCCACTGGGTAAGGCTATGGCCCAGGTCGGCCCAGGTGCGCGGATGGCTATCGGGGGTGTAGGCCATGCGCACGGTGAGAAAGAGCAGCGCTTCAAACCAGGACAAAAACACCGCGGCGGCCAGGCCCAGCGAGAACTGCTGCAGGTAGAACCCGGCGAACCCTCCCAAAAAGCTCACCGGCACCACCACCGACAGCAGCGAAAGCGAGGCCGCGGCCACCGCGCTGAAGACCTCGCTGGCCCCCTTCAGCACGGACTCGGTGCGGCTAAAGCCCAGCTCGCGGTAGCGCTCGACATTCTCCGCCACCACGATAGAGTCATCCACCACGATGCCGATGGCCACGATCAGGGCCAGCAAGGAGACCAGGTTGAAGGTAAACCCCAGCAGGCTGTAGAGGGCCGGGGCCGCCGAAAGCGCGATGGGGATCGCCAGGATCACCGTAAATGCGGTGTTGAGCCGCCCCAGGAACAACAGCACCACGATCGCCACCACAAGGGCGGTGTTGAGCAGCTCGTGGTAGGTGGCGTTGATGCTGGCGGTGATGGGGACAGTGGTGTCGTTGGAGTAGGTGATCTGGTAGCCCTGCGGCAGCGGGGTGCGGGCCAGGGTCTGGCGCACCGCCTGGGCCACGGCTACGGCGTTGGAGCC
The Meiothermus sp. Pnk-1 genome window above contains:
- a CDS encoding ATP-binding protein codes for the protein MFPRYLAQPLREALRARPVILLLGGRQVGKSTLAQALVAEGLLDRYLTLDDLTLLAAATEDPQGFLAGLQGPVVLDEIQRAPGLLLPLKAWVDRDRRPGRFLLTGSANLLALPKAAGFLVGRVALFTLWPLSQGEIEGRREGFLSALFAEELPPVQGEGRLPLDRLLRGGYPEAVLLSPEQRGAWFRDYLVTLLAREVRELSQIERVAELPRLYRLLASRPMDLLNWAELGRTLGLAATTLKRYFALLEALYLVHTLPPWQANLGKRLVKSPKLLPTDTGLALHTLGLDEKRLEADRTLLGGFLEAFVAMELLKQLGYAPFSAQLFHYRSHTGEEVDLVLEGPGGRVVGLEVKARGSVHPKDLHGLKALAQALGPRFHRGVVLYLGREAVPFGPRLHALPLEALWRL
- a CDS encoding single-stranded DNA-binding protein, encoding MRLVLQTPLGHTVEIETTPETWREDLRAWGAKGFRPSPPPPGGFVLPLECHRCFDWAFLGASLEGEYVYAFGYRWKRRHLQARAGLPEQVKYSRGAWQYEEEGVEGKRQGYVTLIRFEGPGRCGWWCREQ
- a CDS encoding GMC family oxidoreductase, with product MATRLKPVDAVMIGVGWTGGILAKELTAAGLSVVGLERGEPRSTEGSFVMPSIHDELRYALRYELMQDLSRETITFRNNLNQTARPMRQYGSFLPGEGLGGAGVHWNGQTWRFLPYDFEIKSRTLARYGQQALPPNSLIQDWGITYDELEPYYDQFEYTCGISGKAGNLGGQKIAGGNVFEGARAREYPTPPLKPTYAAWLFEQAAKELGYHPFPRPSATLSQSYTNPDGQTLGACIYCGFCERFGCEVNAKASPHITVIPVALRSGRFELRTRANVLRINLDSSRKRALSVTYLDLKSGQEFEQPAEIICLTSYTLGNVRLLLLSGIGQPYDPVKGEGVVGRNYTYQASAGATLFFDDKIFNSFMGTGSVGVAIDDFNGDNFDHTGLGFIHGASITVGNTGARPIQSRPVPPGTPRWGSAWKKAVAQYYNRSFGIGAQGADMAYREHYLDLDPVYRDAYGLPLLRMTYDWGPNEIKASQYLAGVCEKIGRAMNPKTLVARGLSGHYSIVPYQSTHNCGGAIMGTDPKNSVVNKYLQSWDVSNVFVVGASAFPQNAGYNPTGTVGALAYWTADAIKKLYLKRPGPLV
- a CDS encoding gluconate 2-dehydrogenase subunit 3 family protein, encoding MNRRDFFKVAGLVGVMGALPGKAQVQAGRGGFAPPPLAQAPAKALAQTPQAYTYFTPAEAAFVEAAVARLIPADELGPGGLEAGCAYYIDQQLSGSYGNAGRWYMQGPFGESAPEQGYQLPLTPRQLYRLGIEKVNAYCQAQYGNPFDQLSTQQQDEVLAAMDGGKLPVADAPISEFFNLLLGNAIEGFFADPIYGGNRDKVGWKLVGFPGVAAAYVGVVGNYGQPYQVEPVGIADVMQGRAQLDEHGHPIHTPLAKHQP
- a CDS encoding efflux RND transporter permease subunit — its product is MRPLKEFQTQLFNRVNPLVGFSVARYVFSVGIFAAVVAFGLLAASRLGVDLLPNPNIPVVAIFTSYPGASPEVVDKQVTQVIENSVSNLAGITNLNSSSSQGLSRVILQFTTGVDPNAVANQVGAQVSALARSFPSGVGAPSVRTFDPTALPILEFGLSGGGDSLEQVYDYAQNTLINILQRIDGVANVTLTGGLSRQFQVLLDPSRLAYYQITPQQVTQAILNGAVNQPIGNITRQGNTLTFATRNIPSNAEQLAQILVDSSRGLRVSDLGTVRDNSASNDYVRVNGQPVVLFSIQQTQGSNAVAVAQAVRQTLARTPLPQGYQITYSNDTTVPITASINATYHELLNTALVVAIVVLLFLGRLNTAFTVILAIPIALSAAPALYSLLGFTFNLVSLLALIVAIGIVVDDSIVVAENVERYRELGFSRTESVLKGASEVFSAVAAASLSLLSVVVPVSFLGGFAGFYLQQFSLGLAAAVFLSWFEALLFLTVRMAYTPDSHPRTWADLGHSLTQWPRALGWGWRAWRHWLGLLGAVVAAAVLVHRFGVAGLLGLLLYPLALGVAYYLISLVLTLLEALTTSLHRLTEAALSYVREGYAHRLRGLLDYSGWILAAAAAFFVLTVVWIGPKIPFNFVPQNDSGRAQVNLNLPSSTSIYTTNALAARLEGYLLSRPEVRSVQTQVSGNRASLTVQLAPRGERANIFSLIPQWQRALSGLLQDQPSARVFISAGGGFRGQGSALQVNLASPSLELLNARTNQALELLQADPNVLSATTSLSQTTVENRFIPDPSRMSGTGLTASSVAAALQTYTSGSQAGSVEVNGINYPIQVQLDPLYLRDAQSLLSLPIYAPALQTNLTVGQLGHLVQAQTPTNISRTNRLYTSTLNISLAPGAPSQLEFQRQLTQKLTQAGILDNQVSLGSADQFSQAALASQLSSLGVQVFALALFLVYLVMGAQFNSFRYPLYLLLPVPLAVAGALWAIFIAGGSLDIFSVMGFLLLIGLSAKNAILYLDFVVERLGKMEFREALVDAARLRFRPIVMTTTTVLVISFPLILGQGESSEYARGLGVVILGGVLFSAILTFFVVPAAFYLFERQRTPVEPSSVPLHPAPAADD